From Equus asinus isolate D_3611 breed Donkey chromosome 14, EquAss-T2T_v2, whole genome shotgun sequence, one genomic window encodes:
- the C14H16orf82 gene encoding protein TNT, whose amino-acid sequence MFAPVLGPREQCAWDAEGSETSHIQHSEASQGPLLLEKPIQVPPTLLQDRKGDAFTWDAQSQDPSLQSPGLEPQPPVGLCQDARATQDPPRASRGNLGSVRSKESSVTSCSLEKCSNVSRLSSGYAGDEENSKVSLRGSRRIVRLKRRLNTQAAGAQISQPCATFSRSQLQSRLASQANSTTQTGGQNQASSCQSLQVDGNVQSGLKSNTSLQENETGGDMKASDQVAKGLWPPRVGATPQPLCVPDGHCHVSGIDDCHMNERMNE is encoded by the exons ATGTTCGCTCCAGTCCTCGGGCCCAGGGAGCAATGTGCCTGGGATGCGGAGGGCAGTGAG ACAAGCCACATCCAACATTCAGAAGCCTCCCAGGGCCCCCTCCTCCTGGAGAAACCAATTCAGGTGCCCCCTACTCTCCTCCAGGATAGAAAAGGGGATGCTTTCACCTGGGATGCCCAGAGCCAAGATCCAAGCCTACAGTCACCTGGCTTAGAGCCCCAGCCACCAGTGGGACTGTGCCAGGACGCGAGAGCAACGCAGGACCCCCCGAGAGCTTCCAGGGGTAACCTGGGAAGTGTCCGCAGCAAAGAGAGCAGCGTGACGAGCTGCAGCCTGGAGAAATGCAGTAACGTCAGCCGGCTGAGCAGCGGGTACGCGGGGGACGAAGAGAACAGCAAGGTCAGCTTGAGGGGCAGCCGTCGGATCGTGCGGCTGAAGAGAAGGCTGAACACCCAGGCGGCCGGTGCCCAGATCAGCCAGCCGTGCGCCACCTTCTCTCGCAGCCAGTTACAGAGCCGGCTGGCCAGCCAGGCCAACAGCACCACGCAGACTGGAGGGCAAAA CCAGGCCAGCAGCTGCCAGAGCCTCCAGGTAGACGGCAATGTGCAAAGTGGGCTGAAGAGCAATACCAGCCTTCAGGAGAACGAGACGGGGGGAGACATGAAAGCCAGCGACCAGGTGGCCAAGG GTCTCTGGCCCCCCAGGGTGGGTGCCAcgccccagcccctctgtgtCCCCGATGGCCACTGCCATGTCAGTGGCATCGACGACTGCCacatgaatgaacgaatgaatgaatga